Part of the Polaribacter sp. Hel1_33_78 genome is shown below.
GATAAAACACAAGTAATTCCGTTATCCGAAACAGATTTTGTACACACACGCTTAACACATAGTTTAGAAGTATCTGTGGTGGGAAGAACTTTAGGGAGAAGAGTTGGTAAAGTGTTGTTAGAGCGTCATCCAAATTTAGCAGAACTTGGTTATACTTTTAATGATTTTGGCACTATAGTTGCAGCTGCCTCTGTAACACATGATATTGGAAATCCGCCTTTTGGACATTCTGGAGAAAAAGCAATTGGAGAGTATTTTAAATCTGGGAAAGGAATAAAGTATAAAGAACAGCTATCTGCAAAAGAATATCAAGATTTAATAGATTTTGAAGGAAATGCAAACGGATTTAAAATTTTAACGGAATCAAGAGAAGGGGTTTCTGGAGGGTTGAGGTTGTCTTATGCAACATTAGGTGCTTTTTTAAAATACCCTAAAGAAAGCTTGCCCAAAAAACCAACGAATCATATTATCGATAAAAAGTATGGCTTTTTTCAGTCAGAAAAAGAATCGTTTTTAGATATAGCCACAGATTTAGGTTTAAAACAAAAATCGATTTCAGGTGATATTTCTTTTTATCGTCATCCACTAGCTTATTTAGTAGAAGCAGCAGATGATATTTGCTACACAATTATCGATTTTGAAGACGGAATTAATTTGGGCTTAATTGAAGAAGAATTCGCTTTAGAATATCTGATTAAGTTAGTGAAAGATACAATTGATAGTAAAAAATATCACTCTTTACCTTATAAGAAAGACAGAGTAAGTTATTTAAGAGCTTTAGCAATTGGTGTTTTAATTAATGAAGCAGTAGACATTTTTCTAGCAAATGAAGAAGCAATTTTAAACGGAACTTTTGATAAATCTTTATTAGATAAATGCAAATACGAAGCACAGATTAACGACATTATTAAAATTAGTGTTACTAAAATTTACAAAAGCAAAGAAGTTTTAGAAAAAGAAGTTGCTGGTTATAGAATTATTGCAGATTTGTTAAATATTTTTGTAAATTCGTTAAACAATAAGTTCCATGGAATGGCCTCTAATTATGACCAGTTAGTGTTCAATTTATTGCCAGAAGAATATCAAATAGAAAGTACTAATCTGTATAATAGAATTATGTTAATTTGCAGTTATGTTGCTGGAATGTCTGACAGTTATGCAATTAGAATACATAAAAAATTAACAGGAAACACAATTTAAGTATTATTAATAATGCTTATTTTTGGTAAATAATGAAACAATTAAATTGAAAATTAATATTATGAGAAAAAAAATACTGTTTGCAATTGCAACAATTTTAACTATTGGCTTCGTATATATGTATGCATCAAAAGAGTCTGAAGTTGAGAAATTAAGAATACAACATGCTACTTTTTTAAAAAACCATCCGTACAATAAAACTTTAGCGCTTACTAAAAGCGAAAGAAAAGCACAGGGAATTCCGCCTAATAAATATTTTGAACAAGAATATTTAAATGAAATTAATCCAGCTACTGGAGTTACTCATAAAAGAGAATTACTGAAATTACAAGAACAATTAAATGCAAATCGACTAGCGAAAAAAGCGCCAGGAGATACAGACAATGCATGGGAGGAAAGAGGACCAGACAATATTGGTGGAAGAACAAGAGTGGTTCTTTTTGATCCTAATGATACTTCTCAAGAAACGGTCTATGCTGGTGGTGTTAGTGGTGGTTTATGGAAAAACACCAAGATATCAGATCCAAATTCTGCTTGGGTTCAAGTTGGTATTTCAGAAAACTTAGCCGTATCTTCTATTGCTGTAGATCCTAATAACTCTAATATCTGGTATGTGGGTACAGGAGAATCTTATACTAGTGGCGATGCTGTTGGAAACGGACTATGGAAAACAACAAATGGAGGAGCTACATGGAGCCATGTTTTTGGTGGTGTTACAGGTGATTCAGCTCTTGACACTTCGCCATCTGCAGCTTTAAAAATTAATACTCCTGCTTCTATTGCGGGAAACTATTCTTTTGTTGTTACTACTTCTTTTGGTGGTAGTTTGAATACACCCATAACAGGAAATCTTGTGCTCGCCATTGATGGAGCAGCTCCAACAGACGATGCTTGTACTGCTATTACGAATACCTCCCAAATGAATGGAAACATTGCAGTACTTAGAAGAGGTGCCTGTAGCTTTGACGATAAAGTAAAAAGAGCTCAAGATGCTGGTGCAATTGCTGTTATTGTTGTAAACAATGTTACTACTGCTCCTATATCTATGGGCGGTGATGGTTTAGGTTTTGGAGAAGAAGGTAATGTATTAAATATCACGATTCCTTCTGCTATGGTTTCAATGGCTGATGGAAATACTATTATAGCAGCTCTTGGAGCCGGTGTAAACGCAACTTTAGAAGTAGGTTCAAGTTCTTCTGGATTTGCAATTGTTCCTGGAATACAGCATATTAATGATGTGGTAGTTAGAGACAACGGTGGTGTTTCTGAAGTATTTATTGCAGCAGGAGAAACCTTTTATTCAGCAGCAACACCATCTACTTTATTAGGTTATAATGAAGCAGGATTATATAAATCGACAGATGGAACAAATTTCACAAAACTAATGCTTGGAGATGATTCAGGAAATATACCTAACAATATAAAAATTGCTTTGGATAATTCTATGTATGTATCTACAACTTCAAATACTTTTGGTGCAGGTGGAGGTAGAATTCTTCAATCTACAGACGGAACAACGTTTACCCTAAAACATACGGTTCCTAATGGACGTAGAACAGAAATAGCTTGCTCTAAATCTGATGCAAATACCTTATATGTTTTGGCACAATTAAGTTCAGATCCTGTAGGAATGTATAAAACAACGAATAATTTTGCAACGGTTACTGATTTGTCATTGCCTAATGATGCAGATACAGGAATTCCGGCAAATGATTTTACAAGAGGACAAGCTGGATATGATTTGTTGCTAAGAGTAGACCCTAATGACGATACAGTAGTTTATATTGGAGGGATTGATTTGTTTAAAAGTACCGACGGAGGTACCTCTTGGGGTCAAATATCTAAATGGTCTAATAATAATAATTTACGAACTTTAGATGTGTCTTCAGTGCATGCAGATCAGCATGGAATGGCTTTTTCAGGAACTTCATCTACTAAAATGTTATTCTCAAATGATGGAGGAGTATATTTTTCAAATGATGGAGGTACGACTATAGATCCTAGAAATAAAGGATATAATACACTGCAGTTTTATACCGTTGGAGTTGCTCCAACCACTGCTTTTTCTGGAAAAGAATACTTTTTGGCAGGAGCTCAAGACAATGGAACATTAATAATACAGGATGCAGCAGCGGGGGTTAATGGTTTTGTTGAAACTTTTGGAGGAGATGGCGCGTATAGCTTCTTTGACCAAGATGGTACAGACCAATATTATATTGCAAATTATGTGTATAATAACGCTATTGTATTATTTGATTTATCAAATGGTACTTCTAGAGAGATTAATTCTGAAAGTTCAAGTAATGGTGATTTTATCAACCAAGAAGCGTTAGATTCTAATTTAGATATTTTATACTCTAATTATTCTAGCGGATCTAATTACATTGTAAGAATGTATGGAAATCTGAAATCTGGCGTGGTAACTAAAAAAAGCTTAGCTTTTGCTTCTGTTATGGATGCAGAACCTTCTGCATTAACTGTTTCACCCTATACAACCAATCAATCTAATTTATTTATTGGATTAAAGAATGGTAAAATCATTAAAATAAAAGGCACAACAAATACTTTTCCAAATAATCCTGAATGGACGGATA
Proteins encoded:
- a CDS encoding deoxyguanosinetriphosphate triphosphohydrolase — protein: MNWEQLLSLKRYGDRQTRTRAAQDETRLGFDVDFDRIIFSSAFRSLQDKTQVIPLSETDFVHTRLTHSLEVSVVGRTLGRRVGKVLLERHPNLAELGYTFNDFGTIVAAASVTHDIGNPPFGHSGEKAIGEYFKSGKGIKYKEQLSAKEYQDLIDFEGNANGFKILTESREGVSGGLRLSYATLGAFLKYPKESLPKKPTNHIIDKKYGFFQSEKESFLDIATDLGLKQKSISGDISFYRHPLAYLVEAADDICYTIIDFEDGINLGLIEEEFALEYLIKLVKDTIDSKKYHSLPYKKDRVSYLRALAIGVLINEAVDIFLANEEAILNGTFDKSLLDKCKYEAQINDIIKISVTKIYKSKEVLEKEVAGYRIIADLLNIFVNSLNNKFHGMASNYDQLVFNLLPEEYQIESTNLYNRIMLICSYVAGMSDSYAIRIHKKLTGNTI
- a CDS encoding T9SS type A sorting domain-containing protein, whose amino-acid sequence is MRKKILFAIATILTIGFVYMYASKESEVEKLRIQHATFLKNHPYNKTLALTKSERKAQGIPPNKYFEQEYLNEINPATGVTHKRELLKLQEQLNANRLAKKAPGDTDNAWEERGPDNIGGRTRVVLFDPNDTSQETVYAGGVSGGLWKNTKISDPNSAWVQVGISENLAVSSIAVDPNNSNIWYVGTGESYTSGDAVGNGLWKTTNGGATWSHVFGGVTGDSALDTSPSAALKINTPASIAGNYSFVVTTSFGGSLNTPITGNLVLAIDGAAPTDDACTAITNTSQMNGNIAVLRRGACSFDDKVKRAQDAGAIAVIVVNNVTTAPISMGGDGLGFGEEGNVLNITIPSAMVSMADGNTIIAALGAGVNATLEVGSSSSGFAIVPGIQHINDVVVRDNGGVSEVFIAAGETFYSAATPSTLLGYNEAGLYKSTDGTNFTKLMLGDDSGNIPNNIKIALDNSMYVSTTSNTFGAGGGRILQSTDGTTFTLKHTVPNGRRTEIACSKSDANTLYVLAQLSSDPVGMYKTTNNFATVTDLSLPNDADTGIPANDFTRGQAGYDLLLRVDPNDDTVVYIGGIDLFKSTDGGTSWGQISKWSNNNNLRTLDVSSVHADQHGMAFSGTSSTKMLFSNDGGVYFSNDGGTTIDPRNKGYNTLQFYTVGVAPTTAFSGKEYFLAGAQDNGTLIIQDAAAGVNGFVETFGGDGAYSFFDQDGTDQYYIANYVYNNAIVLFDLSNGTSREINSESSSNGDFINQEALDSNLDILYSNYSSGSNYIVRMYGNLKSGVVTKKSLAFASVMDAEPSALTVSPYTTNQSNLFIGLKNGKIIKIKGTTNTFPNNPEWTDITGSNFVGSVSDIELGANENEIFVTMHNYGVNNIWYTNDGGTNWSEKEGDLPDMPVKAILQNPLRTEEVIIGTDLGVWRTSNFFAASPNWVQSYNGMSNVKVNDLDLRDDNTVFASTYGRGVFSGKFTAEVASVDDVLAGTKAFTIYPTISNGNFTLQAKSSAGKTNVNIFDISGRQVYKSNLDFAENEKHAVSLQVSSGIYIVNIMDENNNKSSKKIVIE